One Numida meleagris isolate 19003 breed g44 Domestic line chromosome 6, NumMel1.0, whole genome shotgun sequence genomic region harbors:
- the MOK gene encoding MAPK/MAK/MRK overlapping kinase isoform X2, which translates to MRRGRGSAGRCSYCACARPKPGAGRRSLRGCQGDGNTTWRAEGPQGPGTCRRAQDEHIEQVNNLSEIQALRRLSPHPNILMLHEVVFDKKAGCLSLICELMDMNIYELIKGRRKPLPEKKIKTFMYQLCTSLDHMHRNGIFHRDVKPENILIKQNTLKLADFGSCRTIYSKQPYTEYISTRWYRAPECLLTNGYYSYKMDIWSAGCVFYEITSFQPLFPGSNDLDQISKIHDVIGTPANKTLNKFKQSTILNFHFPFKKGKGIPPPVHNLSSEGLALLYAMIKYDPDERIAAHQALQHPYLQKLWAADTQALATHKKVRLLENRAGQVPLHLWQTPKESQRECSLRKVQEKNRRQHGPPCGKLPILSPSAAANLPPPPTPTPHSVFPAAKESGETSVLQSVRFIGSNIEAEKQKAKSSLKCYRLPAIERRGGGY; encoded by the exons ATGCGCAGGGGACGGGGCAGTGCTGGCCGCTGCTCGTACTGCGCCTGCGCGAGGCCGAAGCCCGGGGCGGGCAGACGGAGCCTGCGCGGTTGCCAGGGCGACGGGAATACAACATGGCGCGCTGAGGGCCCACAGGGGCCCGGGACCTGCAGGCGAGCACAGGATGAACA TATTGAACAAGTGAATAATCTGAGCGAAATACAAGCCCTAAGGAGGTTGAGTCCACATCCTAATATCCTCATGTTACATGAAGTTGTTTT tgataaaAAAGCTGGCTGCCTTTCACTGATATGTGAACTTATGGATATGAATATTTATGAGCTGATAAAAG GACGGAGAAAGCCGTTAccggaaaaaaaaataaagaccttCATGTACCAGTTATGCACATCTCTTGACCACATGCATAG AAATGGGATATTTCACAGAGATGTGAAACCAGAAAACATATTAATAAAG cagaatACCCTGAAGTTAGCAGATTTTGGATCTTGTAGGACTATATATTCTAAGCAACCATATACAGAATATATCTCCACACGCTGGTACCGAGCACCTGAATGCTTGCTTACAAATGGCTACTATAGCTACAAAATGGATATATGGAGTGCTGGCTGTGTTTTCTATGAAATCACAAG TTTTCAGCCTCTCTTTCCTGGATCTAACGATCTGGACCAAATTTCAAAAATCCATGATGTTATAGGCACTCCTGCCAACAAAACTCTCAACAAGTTCAAGCA GTCAacaattttgaattttcatttcccttttaaaaaaggaaaaggaataccTCCTCCGGTGCACAACTTGTCTTCTGAGGGATTAGCTCTCCTGTATGCAATGATAAAATACGATCCTGACGAGAGAATTGCTGCCCATCAAGCATTGCAGCATCCTTATTTGCAGAAACTCTG GGCAGCTGATACACAAGCTTTGGCCACGCACAAAAAAGTAAGATTACTAGAAAATAGAGCAGGGCAAGTACCTCTGCATTTGTGGCAAACTCCAAAGGAAAGTCAAAGAGAG TGTTCTCTTAGGAAAGTCCAGGAAAAGAACAGACGACAACACGGACCTCCTTGTGGAAAACTACCAATATTAagtccttctgcagcagctaaCCTGCCTCCCCCTCCTACACCTACTCCACATTCAGTTTTTCCTGCAGCTAAGGAAAGTGGTGAAACCTCTGTGCTACAGTCTGTTCGATTTATTGGATCAAATATTGAG GCTGAGAAACAGAAGGCTAAGTCTTCCCTGAAATGTTACCGCTTACCTGCTATAGAACGAAGAGGAGGAGGCTACTGA
- the MOK gene encoding MAPK/MAK/MRK overlapping kinase isoform X6, which yields MLSLRDGKYYACKCMKQHFKSIEQVNNLSEIQALRRLSPHPNILMLHEVVFDKKAGCLSLICELMDMNIYELIKGRRKPLPEKKIKTFMYQLCTSLDHMHRNGIFHRDVKPENILIKQNTLKLADFGSCRTIYSKQPYTEYISTRWYRAPECLLTNGYYSYKMDIWSAGCVFYEITSFQPLFPGSNDLDQISKIHDVIGTPANKTLNKFKQSTILNFHFPFKKGKGIPPPVHNLSSEGLALLYAMIKYDPDERIAAHQALQHPYLQKLWAADTQALATHKKVRLLENRAGQVPLHLWQTPKESQRECSLRKVQEKNRRQHGPPCGKLPILSPSAAANLPPPPTPTPHSVFPAAKESGETSVLQSVRFIGSNIEQAEKQKAKSSLKCYRLPAIERRGGGY from the exons ATGCTGAGTCTTAGAGATGGAAAGTACTATGCATGTAAATGCatgaaacaacattttaaaag TATTGAACAAGTGAATAATCTGAGCGAAATACAAGCCCTAAGGAGGTTGAGTCCACATCCTAATATCCTCATGTTACATGAAGTTGTTTT tgataaaAAAGCTGGCTGCCTTTCACTGATATGTGAACTTATGGATATGAATATTTATGAGCTGATAAAAG GACGGAGAAAGCCGTTAccggaaaaaaaaataaagaccttCATGTACCAGTTATGCACATCTCTTGACCACATGCATAG AAATGGGATATTTCACAGAGATGTGAAACCAGAAAACATATTAATAAAG cagaatACCCTGAAGTTAGCAGATTTTGGATCTTGTAGGACTATATATTCTAAGCAACCATATACAGAATATATCTCCACACGCTGGTACCGAGCACCTGAATGCTTGCTTACAAATGGCTACTATAGCTACAAAATGGATATATGGAGTGCTGGCTGTGTTTTCTATGAAATCACAAG TTTTCAGCCTCTCTTTCCTGGATCTAACGATCTGGACCAAATTTCAAAAATCCATGATGTTATAGGCACTCCTGCCAACAAAACTCTCAACAAGTTCAAGCA GTCAacaattttgaattttcatttcccttttaaaaaaggaaaaggaataccTCCTCCGGTGCACAACTTGTCTTCTGAGGGATTAGCTCTCCTGTATGCAATGATAAAATACGATCCTGACGAGAGAATTGCTGCCCATCAAGCATTGCAGCATCCTTATTTGCAGAAACTCTG GGCAGCTGATACACAAGCTTTGGCCACGCACAAAAAAGTAAGATTACTAGAAAATAGAGCAGGGCAAGTACCTCTGCATTTGTGGCAAACTCCAAAGGAAAGTCAAAGAGAG TGTTCTCTTAGGAAAGTCCAGGAAAAGAACAGACGACAACACGGACCTCCTTGTGGAAAACTACCAATATTAagtccttctgcagcagctaaCCTGCCTCCCCCTCCTACACCTACTCCACATTCAGTTTTTCCTGCAGCTAAGGAAAGTGGTGAAACCTCTGTGCTACAGTCTGTTCGATTTATTGGATCAAATATTGAG CAGGCTGAGAAACAGAAGGCTAAGTCTTCCCTGAAATGTTACCGCTTACCTGCTATAGAACGAAGAGGAGGAGGCTACTGA
- the MOK gene encoding MAPK/MAK/MRK overlapping kinase isoform X3 — MRRGRGSAGRCSYCACARPKPGAGRRSLRGCQGDGNTTWRAEGPQGPGTCRRAQDEHIEQVNNLSEIQALRRLSPHPNILMLHEVVFDKKAGCLSLICELMDMNIYELIKGRRKPLPEKKIKTFMYQLCTSLDHMHRNGIFHRDVKPENILIKNTLKLADFGSCRTIYSKQPYTEYISTRWYRAPECLLTNGYYSYKMDIWSAGCVFYEITSFQPLFPGSNDLDQISKIHDVIGTPANKTLNKFKQSTILNFHFPFKKGKGIPPPVHNLSSEGLALLYAMIKYDPDERIAAHQALQHPYLQKLWAADTQALATHKKVRLLENRAGQVPLHLWQTPKESQRECSLRKVQEKNRRQHGPPCGKLPILSPSAAANLPPPPTPTPHSVFPAAKESGETSVLQSVRFIGSNIEQAEKQKAKSSLKCYRLPAIERRGGGY, encoded by the exons ATGCGCAGGGGACGGGGCAGTGCTGGCCGCTGCTCGTACTGCGCCTGCGCGAGGCCGAAGCCCGGGGCGGGCAGACGGAGCCTGCGCGGTTGCCAGGGCGACGGGAATACAACATGGCGCGCTGAGGGCCCACAGGGGCCCGGGACCTGCAGGCGAGCACAGGATGAACA TATTGAACAAGTGAATAATCTGAGCGAAATACAAGCCCTAAGGAGGTTGAGTCCACATCCTAATATCCTCATGTTACATGAAGTTGTTTT tgataaaAAAGCTGGCTGCCTTTCACTGATATGTGAACTTATGGATATGAATATTTATGAGCTGATAAAAG GACGGAGAAAGCCGTTAccggaaaaaaaaataaagaccttCATGTACCAGTTATGCACATCTCTTGACCACATGCATAG AAATGGGATATTTCACAGAGATGTGAAACCAGAAAACATATTAATAAAG aatACCCTGAAGTTAGCAGATTTTGGATCTTGTAGGACTATATATTCTAAGCAACCATATACAGAATATATCTCCACACGCTGGTACCGAGCACCTGAATGCTTGCTTACAAATGGCTACTATAGCTACAAAATGGATATATGGAGTGCTGGCTGTGTTTTCTATGAAATCACAAG TTTTCAGCCTCTCTTTCCTGGATCTAACGATCTGGACCAAATTTCAAAAATCCATGATGTTATAGGCACTCCTGCCAACAAAACTCTCAACAAGTTCAAGCA GTCAacaattttgaattttcatttcccttttaaaaaaggaaaaggaataccTCCTCCGGTGCACAACTTGTCTTCTGAGGGATTAGCTCTCCTGTATGCAATGATAAAATACGATCCTGACGAGAGAATTGCTGCCCATCAAGCATTGCAGCATCCTTATTTGCAGAAACTCTG GGCAGCTGATACACAAGCTTTGGCCACGCACAAAAAAGTAAGATTACTAGAAAATAGAGCAGGGCAAGTACCTCTGCATTTGTGGCAAACTCCAAAGGAAAGTCAAAGAGAG TGTTCTCTTAGGAAAGTCCAGGAAAAGAACAGACGACAACACGGACCTCCTTGTGGAAAACTACCAATATTAagtccttctgcagcagctaaCCTGCCTCCCCCTCCTACACCTACTCCACATTCAGTTTTTCCTGCAGCTAAGGAAAGTGGTGAAACCTCTGTGCTACAGTCTGTTCGATTTATTGGATCAAATATTGAG CAGGCTGAGAAACAGAAGGCTAAGTCTTCCCTGAAATGTTACCGCTTACCTGCTATAGAACGAAGAGGAGGAGGCTACTGA
- the MOK gene encoding MAPK/MAK/MRK overlapping kinase isoform X1 yields MRRGRGSAGRCSYCACARPKPGAGRRSLRGCQGDGNTTWRAEGPQGPGTCRRAQDEHIEQVNNLSEIQALRRLSPHPNILMLHEVVFDKKAGCLSLICELMDMNIYELIKGRRKPLPEKKIKTFMYQLCTSLDHMHRNGIFHRDVKPENILIKQNTLKLADFGSCRTIYSKQPYTEYISTRWYRAPECLLTNGYYSYKMDIWSAGCVFYEITSFQPLFPGSNDLDQISKIHDVIGTPANKTLNKFKQSTILNFHFPFKKGKGIPPPVHNLSSEGLALLYAMIKYDPDERIAAHQALQHPYLQKLWAADTQALATHKKVRLLENRAGQVPLHLWQTPKESQRECSLRKVQEKNRRQHGPPCGKLPILSPSAAANLPPPPTPTPHSVFPAAKESGETSVLQSVRFIGSNIEQAEKQKAKSSLKCYRLPAIERRGGGY; encoded by the exons ATGCGCAGGGGACGGGGCAGTGCTGGCCGCTGCTCGTACTGCGCCTGCGCGAGGCCGAAGCCCGGGGCGGGCAGACGGAGCCTGCGCGGTTGCCAGGGCGACGGGAATACAACATGGCGCGCTGAGGGCCCACAGGGGCCCGGGACCTGCAGGCGAGCACAGGATGAACA TATTGAACAAGTGAATAATCTGAGCGAAATACAAGCCCTAAGGAGGTTGAGTCCACATCCTAATATCCTCATGTTACATGAAGTTGTTTT tgataaaAAAGCTGGCTGCCTTTCACTGATATGTGAACTTATGGATATGAATATTTATGAGCTGATAAAAG GACGGAGAAAGCCGTTAccggaaaaaaaaataaagaccttCATGTACCAGTTATGCACATCTCTTGACCACATGCATAG AAATGGGATATTTCACAGAGATGTGAAACCAGAAAACATATTAATAAAG cagaatACCCTGAAGTTAGCAGATTTTGGATCTTGTAGGACTATATATTCTAAGCAACCATATACAGAATATATCTCCACACGCTGGTACCGAGCACCTGAATGCTTGCTTACAAATGGCTACTATAGCTACAAAATGGATATATGGAGTGCTGGCTGTGTTTTCTATGAAATCACAAG TTTTCAGCCTCTCTTTCCTGGATCTAACGATCTGGACCAAATTTCAAAAATCCATGATGTTATAGGCACTCCTGCCAACAAAACTCTCAACAAGTTCAAGCA GTCAacaattttgaattttcatttcccttttaaaaaaggaaaaggaataccTCCTCCGGTGCACAACTTGTCTTCTGAGGGATTAGCTCTCCTGTATGCAATGATAAAATACGATCCTGACGAGAGAATTGCTGCCCATCAAGCATTGCAGCATCCTTATTTGCAGAAACTCTG GGCAGCTGATACACAAGCTTTGGCCACGCACAAAAAAGTAAGATTACTAGAAAATAGAGCAGGGCAAGTACCTCTGCATTTGTGGCAAACTCCAAAGGAAAGTCAAAGAGAG TGTTCTCTTAGGAAAGTCCAGGAAAAGAACAGACGACAACACGGACCTCCTTGTGGAAAACTACCAATATTAagtccttctgcagcagctaaCCTGCCTCCCCCTCCTACACCTACTCCACATTCAGTTTTTCCTGCAGCTAAGGAAAGTGGTGAAACCTCTGTGCTACAGTCTGTTCGATTTATTGGATCAAATATTGAG CAGGCTGAGAAACAGAAGGCTAAGTCTTCCCTGAAATGTTACCGCTTACCTGCTATAGAACGAAGAGGAGGAGGCTACTGA
- the MOK gene encoding MAPK/MAK/MRK overlapping kinase isoform X5: MNKYKAVCKIGEGTFSNVLKMLSLRDGKYYACKCMKQHFKSIEQVNNLSEIQALRRLSPHPNILMLHEVVFDKKAGCLSLICELMDMNIYELIKGRRKPLPEKKIKTFMYQLCTSLDHMHRNGIFHRDVKPENILIKNTLKLADFGSCRTIYSKQPYTEYISTRWYRAPECLLTNGYYSYKMDIWSAGCVFYEITSFQPLFPGSNDLDQISKIHDVIGTPANKTLNKFKQSTILNFHFPFKKGKGIPPPVHNLSSEGLALLYAMIKYDPDERIAAHQALQHPYLQKLWAADTQALATHKKVRLLENRAGQVPLHLWQTPKESQRECSLRKVQEKNRRQHGPPCGKLPILSPSAAANLPPPPTPTPHSVFPAAKESGETSVLQSVRFIGSNIEQAEKQKAKSSLKCYRLPAIERRGGGY, translated from the exons ATGAACA aaTATAAAGCAGTTTGTAAGATAGGAGAGGGGACGTTTTCTAATGTTCTGAAGATGCTGAGTCTTAGAGATGGAAAGTACTATGCATGTAAATGCatgaaacaacattttaaaag TATTGAACAAGTGAATAATCTGAGCGAAATACAAGCCCTAAGGAGGTTGAGTCCACATCCTAATATCCTCATGTTACATGAAGTTGTTTT tgataaaAAAGCTGGCTGCCTTTCACTGATATGTGAACTTATGGATATGAATATTTATGAGCTGATAAAAG GACGGAGAAAGCCGTTAccggaaaaaaaaataaagaccttCATGTACCAGTTATGCACATCTCTTGACCACATGCATAG AAATGGGATATTTCACAGAGATGTGAAACCAGAAAACATATTAATAAAG aatACCCTGAAGTTAGCAGATTTTGGATCTTGTAGGACTATATATTCTAAGCAACCATATACAGAATATATCTCCACACGCTGGTACCGAGCACCTGAATGCTTGCTTACAAATGGCTACTATAGCTACAAAATGGATATATGGAGTGCTGGCTGTGTTTTCTATGAAATCACAAG TTTTCAGCCTCTCTTTCCTGGATCTAACGATCTGGACCAAATTTCAAAAATCCATGATGTTATAGGCACTCCTGCCAACAAAACTCTCAACAAGTTCAAGCA GTCAacaattttgaattttcatttcccttttaaaaaaggaaaaggaataccTCCTCCGGTGCACAACTTGTCTTCTGAGGGATTAGCTCTCCTGTATGCAATGATAAAATACGATCCTGACGAGAGAATTGCTGCCCATCAAGCATTGCAGCATCCTTATTTGCAGAAACTCTG GGCAGCTGATACACAAGCTTTGGCCACGCACAAAAAAGTAAGATTACTAGAAAATAGAGCAGGGCAAGTACCTCTGCATTTGTGGCAAACTCCAAAGGAAAGTCAAAGAGAG TGTTCTCTTAGGAAAGTCCAGGAAAAGAACAGACGACAACACGGACCTCCTTGTGGAAAACTACCAATATTAagtccttctgcagcagctaaCCTGCCTCCCCCTCCTACACCTACTCCACATTCAGTTTTTCCTGCAGCTAAGGAAAGTGGTGAAACCTCTGTGCTACAGTCTGTTCGATTTATTGGATCAAATATTGAG CAGGCTGAGAAACAGAAGGCTAAGTCTTCCCTGAAATGTTACCGCTTACCTGCTATAGAACGAAGAGGAGGAGGCTACTGA
- the MOK gene encoding MAPK/MAK/MRK overlapping kinase isoform X7: MRRGRGSAGRCSYCACARPKPGAGRRSLRGCQGDGNTTWRAEGPQGPGTCRRAQDEHIEQVNNLSEIQALRRLSPHPNILMLHEVVFDKKAGCLSLICELMDMNIYELIKGRRKPLPEKKIKTFMYQLCTSLDHMHRNGIFHRDVKPENILIKQNTLKLADFGSCRTIYSKQPYTEYISTRWYRAPECLLTNGYYSYKMDIWSAGCVFYEITSFQPLFPGSNDLDQISKIHDVIGTPANKTLNKFKQAADTQALATHKKVRLLENRAGQVPLHLWQTPKESQRECSLRKVQEKNRRQHGPPCGKLPILSPSAAANLPPPPTPTPHSVFPAAKESGETSVLQSVRFIGSNIEQAEKQKAKSSLKCYRLPAIERRGGGY; this comes from the exons ATGCGCAGGGGACGGGGCAGTGCTGGCCGCTGCTCGTACTGCGCCTGCGCGAGGCCGAAGCCCGGGGCGGGCAGACGGAGCCTGCGCGGTTGCCAGGGCGACGGGAATACAACATGGCGCGCTGAGGGCCCACAGGGGCCCGGGACCTGCAGGCGAGCACAGGATGAACA TATTGAACAAGTGAATAATCTGAGCGAAATACAAGCCCTAAGGAGGTTGAGTCCACATCCTAATATCCTCATGTTACATGAAGTTGTTTT tgataaaAAAGCTGGCTGCCTTTCACTGATATGTGAACTTATGGATATGAATATTTATGAGCTGATAAAAG GACGGAGAAAGCCGTTAccggaaaaaaaaataaagaccttCATGTACCAGTTATGCACATCTCTTGACCACATGCATAG AAATGGGATATTTCACAGAGATGTGAAACCAGAAAACATATTAATAAAG cagaatACCCTGAAGTTAGCAGATTTTGGATCTTGTAGGACTATATATTCTAAGCAACCATATACAGAATATATCTCCACACGCTGGTACCGAGCACCTGAATGCTTGCTTACAAATGGCTACTATAGCTACAAAATGGATATATGGAGTGCTGGCTGTGTTTTCTATGAAATCACAAG TTTTCAGCCTCTCTTTCCTGGATCTAACGATCTGGACCAAATTTCAAAAATCCATGATGTTATAGGCACTCCTGCCAACAAAACTCTCAACAAGTTCAAGCA GGCAGCTGATACACAAGCTTTGGCCACGCACAAAAAAGTAAGATTACTAGAAAATAGAGCAGGGCAAGTACCTCTGCATTTGTGGCAAACTCCAAAGGAAAGTCAAAGAGAG TGTTCTCTTAGGAAAGTCCAGGAAAAGAACAGACGACAACACGGACCTCCTTGTGGAAAACTACCAATATTAagtccttctgcagcagctaaCCTGCCTCCCCCTCCTACACCTACTCCACATTCAGTTTTTCCTGCAGCTAAGGAAAGTGGTGAAACCTCTGTGCTACAGTCTGTTCGATTTATTGGATCAAATATTGAG CAGGCTGAGAAACAGAAGGCTAAGTCTTCCCTGAAATGTTACCGCTTACCTGCTATAGAACGAAGAGGAGGAGGCTACTGA
- the MOK gene encoding MAPK/MAK/MRK overlapping kinase isoform X4, giving the protein MNKYKAVCKIGEGTFSNVLKMLSLRDGKYYACKCMKQHFKSIEQVNNLSEIQALRRLSPHPNILMLHEVVFDKKAGCLSLICELMDMNIYELIKGRRKPLPEKKIKTFMYQLCTSLDHMHRNGIFHRDVKPENILIKQNTLKLADFGSCRTIYSKQPYTEYISTRWYRAPECLLTNGYYSYKMDIWSAGCVFYEITSFQPLFPGSNDLDQISKIHDVIGTPANKTLNKFKQSTILNFHFPFKKGKGIPPPVHNLSSEGLALLYAMIKYDPDERIAAHQALQHPYLQKLWAADTQALATHKKVRLLENRAGQVPLHLWQTPKESQRECSLRKVQEKNRRQHGPPCGKLPILSPSAAANLPPPPTPTPHSVFPAAKESGETSVLQSVRFIGSNIEQAEKQKAKSSLKCYRLPAIERRGGGY; this is encoded by the exons ATGAACA aaTATAAAGCAGTTTGTAAGATAGGAGAGGGGACGTTTTCTAATGTTCTGAAGATGCTGAGTCTTAGAGATGGAAAGTACTATGCATGTAAATGCatgaaacaacattttaaaag TATTGAACAAGTGAATAATCTGAGCGAAATACAAGCCCTAAGGAGGTTGAGTCCACATCCTAATATCCTCATGTTACATGAAGTTGTTTT tgataaaAAAGCTGGCTGCCTTTCACTGATATGTGAACTTATGGATATGAATATTTATGAGCTGATAAAAG GACGGAGAAAGCCGTTAccggaaaaaaaaataaagaccttCATGTACCAGTTATGCACATCTCTTGACCACATGCATAG AAATGGGATATTTCACAGAGATGTGAAACCAGAAAACATATTAATAAAG cagaatACCCTGAAGTTAGCAGATTTTGGATCTTGTAGGACTATATATTCTAAGCAACCATATACAGAATATATCTCCACACGCTGGTACCGAGCACCTGAATGCTTGCTTACAAATGGCTACTATAGCTACAAAATGGATATATGGAGTGCTGGCTGTGTTTTCTATGAAATCACAAG TTTTCAGCCTCTCTTTCCTGGATCTAACGATCTGGACCAAATTTCAAAAATCCATGATGTTATAGGCACTCCTGCCAACAAAACTCTCAACAAGTTCAAGCA GTCAacaattttgaattttcatttcccttttaaaaaaggaaaaggaataccTCCTCCGGTGCACAACTTGTCTTCTGAGGGATTAGCTCTCCTGTATGCAATGATAAAATACGATCCTGACGAGAGAATTGCTGCCCATCAAGCATTGCAGCATCCTTATTTGCAGAAACTCTG GGCAGCTGATACACAAGCTTTGGCCACGCACAAAAAAGTAAGATTACTAGAAAATAGAGCAGGGCAAGTACCTCTGCATTTGTGGCAAACTCCAAAGGAAAGTCAAAGAGAG TGTTCTCTTAGGAAAGTCCAGGAAAAGAACAGACGACAACACGGACCTCCTTGTGGAAAACTACCAATATTAagtccttctgcagcagctaaCCTGCCTCCCCCTCCTACACCTACTCCACATTCAGTTTTTCCTGCAGCTAAGGAAAGTGGTGAAACCTCTGTGCTACAGTCTGTTCGATTTATTGGATCAAATATTGAG CAGGCTGAGAAACAGAAGGCTAAGTCTTCCCTGAAATGTTACCGCTTACCTGCTATAGAACGAAGAGGAGGAGGCTACTGA